Genomic window (Apis cerana isolate GH-2021 linkage group LG1, AcerK_1.0, whole genome shotgun sequence):
ATACAAGAGCAACAGAGAATACAAGAACAGCAGAGGATCCATGAACAACAGAGGATACAAGAGCAACAGAGATTACAGGAGCAGCAAAGATTGCATGAACAACGCAGAAGGAAACAAGAACAGGAGCAGAAATTATTGCAGGAACAACAATATCGCgcgcaattaaaatttaatcaagcaCAACCGCCGAATATACCGCAAATACCAATTTCGCCTCAAATTCAAAAACCTGGaggagaaattttcaaagctGTTCCGAAACTCGAGCAACACTATGCAATTCGAGAAAATCCAATTCATCCCGGCCCTTTCCCACCTAATCCTGTAATACAGCCAACCGGGTTCTCGGAAACTTCACAAAATCAATACGTTTCCGCTCAACCATTGAGTTCATcggatattttaagaaatccaCCGAATGAATTTATAACCGATCAACAGCAACACTTGAATACGAAACAACAAATCATTCAAAATCAGCAACAAGGATTTTTCTCTCAAAGTcttcaacaacaacaacaacagcaacaacaacagcgATTCTCTGCGTCTCCTCAACGATCTTCGATCTGGAGTCGACCATCGTTCTCCGGAAATAGCGCGAGTTCTTCTCAAAAAATTTACGCGACCCCGGTCAGTCCTTTGGAGGATTTCAACTCGATTTCGACGATCAGATCTTACGTTTCGAGTACGACGACTACTACCACGACGACAACAACGACCACCACCGAGGCTCCAACCACAACTACAACTCTGTCTCCAAAGAAGGaggcaaaaattaaagaaaatattgccaATTTACCAGATGAGGTGCCGGATGATATCAGAGAGCAGCTGCTCAGTTCCGGTATTTTGGGTAACGCCGACATACAAATACTTGATTACGACAAGGTCGGCGACATACCGATAGAGAAACTACCGCCAGAGGCCCTGGCGAATTTCTACGGCGCCGGAGGCGGTTCCGCGGTAGCTGCCAGCGAACCGGTCCCGTCGATCGTCAAGAAACCCAAAACGGCAGAGAGCGCGTCTTCCTCGACTTCCACTTCCTCAACGGTTTTGGCGAACAAGTCGACTGCTGGCAGCTCGACTAAGTTCGAGCAGGCCACCTTGCGGCCAGGTGGAGTGGAGATGAAAGTAGTACGCTTCGATCCGAATACGGAGCAAGGCCAGGCTCTGGCAGATCAGCACATACGCGATGATGCCACCAGATTGAATCCCGTAACCGTGGGAGCGAGAGACGAATCTCAATATAATCGTTATTTACCGCTCAAAGTGAGTGGTGCATCCTTCCCTATCCCAGACGTACCGCAACTTAATGGTCGGAAGATCTCTAGTGTGGTTGTATTGGCACCTGTTGATTATAACTTTCAAGAAGATAAGGAGATCGAATCGAGACAAGGTAGGAGGGTGAGCGATGTCCAAGCGGTCAAGTTTCTCGCCGGTGACACTCTGAAGCAGCTGGTGAAAAAACCAACTGCGGAGAATTACAAGAAGTGGTTGGAACAGGAGAGCCGTACGGAGCCGCAGAAACAGTCAGTGGTACTATTGGTAACCACGTAAGTGATAAACGCGAATTCGATGCCATAACTAATCACGCTTACTTACTCCGTTCACCTTCATTAACTCTTTCGATCGTTTCAAATGATGCGTGCAATTATTCTGTAACGAGCCATATTTTCTTCCATCTCTCATAAATGTTCCTTTCGATCCACTTCCGTGAACGTTTTCCAGGTAATAATTATCCAAACCACCGAGCTTCACTTTCTTccgattttcaaataatgtttaatgatGTTGTAGGCCAAAAGACGCGGAGCAAGGTGAGAAAGAGATCTTCATGTATGATGTTGTCTCGCAAACTGTGAGCAAACTTGCTGGAGATCTGTCCACAGCGTTTGTAGATGCTGCCGAAAGTAATTCAGACAATACCGATTCTCTCACCGATTCAACTTTTTCGTCATATTAAGTGAATGAATAATACGACAGATCAGAtctacttaataaataagaaaagaaaaaaggtttACCGTGCCAAGtccgaaaataaaaagtcCTGTCATCtcgtataatttaagaaatttataaaaggtaaagaacataaaaatacaaatatcctTGTAGATactttaaatgtattattatgtatatattgattttatacttttttatatgaaataaacgcaatattttttttacatgaaaatcCTTTGATATCTTACCtaacatgaatttttaaaaatttcaaaatattgttaatcagaaatatatgttaattcaaattaattcaaatatttgttaattcaaattaatttacaattaattctattaatttagacgttcggaaattaatttaagcgcaatttaaatttattgcttctgataaaataaaaacaattatttgtgtaaatttctataagtaataatatcttttattgataatttcattttttaagttttagaattagtattatttatttatgaaaaaataaattaatttttgataatttaattacaaagtaaagttacatatattttaatactttaaaatttttgaataaaataattaatttttaattatacatttttttttatgataattacattttttataaaaaatatattattatgtacttacgtgaatgtaatattttttacacaaaaaCATTACGACAcatcattttaaaagaaaaataatagaatatttaattaatattatcgtacacattaaaatcaaatatacataAGGAATATAcatcaagaaaaatatgagaaatagCGTAAATATTAACTATTAGTGCCATCTTTTGAGTATCGAAGATTATCTTCTAAAAATACTCAACAGATAGCGATAAtgatttattccaattttatttctatccttcttttattatttattctctttatcttctcattgtttcatttgcggcactctgaagattGCGTtaattctctaatttttacttctttttatctttctcttaatattttttctctttatctacATTTGAGTTTTATCGGTACACTAAGAGATGGCGCTAAtgacacaatttttattttatttctgtttttcttttattgttcttatttaaatttgttttataaaattattttatttgccaaaattattgattaaaaatcttaatagaatctatttgattcaatttttgtttttttttcatatttacatatataatattttatatatatttacatatattcattttcttatatcGTAAAGAAAGatgtatcagattgaaaagcaattatgtaaagaaattatttttaaaatcagttgattttactaatttctatgattgaatttttttatattgtatctcttatttattgttttaaatcgtaaaaaacattttttgtatGATCGATATTTGAAAACGTAGGGtacaaaatatcattaaatgtaCATCTATCTCATATTTTGTCAATGCTAAAAGGCTATAGTGATAAATATTCTAGAATTTATACTAGGGAATTATCAAAATACAACGGTATATAGATAAcggtatatagatatattttattattttaagtttggTACGCATAGTTGCGAGTACGCATGTGTTTCGTTTGCCATCAATAAggtagttaatatttttataaaacattgaaatctaaagtcttaatattaatataatatcttaatattaactGAAAAACGTAAGAAtaaacgtataattttttatatttgcttattaataatattttaattgtttcaaactaaatgtttttaacaagttgtattattattattttataggttATCTTGCTCTCGTAtcgttttatatcaaaatgttAAAAGTGATTTGAAAGTATTCTGTTAaaggaattatattatattgaatataaaaatgtcgagCAGCAGTTCTGAGAGTAGTGACGATAGTCGTCATGAAAAATCTAGGAAaagatataaacataaatatcctAACCAAGAAAGACGATCGAACAGAAAGGAATTGTGCAACAAGAATAAAAGTTACAGAGATAGGAGAGAAGGTAGGGACGTTCACAAATTTAGCAGAGAAgtaagaagagaaaataatgatatacatCGTGATAGATCACAAGGCGAACGGGATAGAACATATAGGGATAGTCGACATGATCATCCAAGGAGGGAAGATGATAGACAATATGATAGAAGAAGATATGATAGATCACCTTTAAGAAGAGAAGAATCTCGTCCAAGACATAGAGATTATGAGGAGAAAACTAAAAAGCACAGAGAATCAATGGAATATACTAAGAAACATGACAatgtaaataaagaaacaagaaataattttgaagaggTAAAGGTAAAAAAAGAACCTTCGCCGGAATGGGGTAAACCTATTGTTAAAACAGAACTTAAACCAAAGCcacaagaaaaagagaaaccaaattttgaattatctgGAAAATTAACAGAAGACAGAAATACTGTTAATGGtgtagtaattaaatattctgaaCCTCCAGATTCAAGAAAACCAAAACGTAGATGGAGATTATATCCTTTCAAAGGAGAAAAGGCATTGCCtacattatatgtacataGGCAATCAGCTTACCTTATGGGAAGAGACCGTAAAGTTGCTGACATTCCTTTAGATCATCCTTCATGTTCTAAACAGCATGCTGTTTTACAATATCGTTTAGtatcttttcaaaaagaagGTGGTGGTGAAGGAAGAAGAGTTCGTCCTTACCTTATAGATCTAGAATCTGCAAATGGtacatttgtaaataatgtaaaattggaACCAAGAAGATATCATGAATTATTAGAAAGAGATGTAGTACGATTTGGATTTAGTTCTAGggaatatgttttattacatGAACATAGTAAAGATGATTCATTAGACGATGATGTTCCCCTAACAACTACAAATGCGACTACTGTTACTACTACTGCATaggtattacattttttaatttgtaatatttattaaacgttttatttcttttagaagttaagaattataagaaatatttatatattttatttcaggattttacttgtaaaatatttaagaacttataaaatattttaaatatattatctgaatatataatttacttattagGACAAATTGTAAGGCTAAGTTATGATTGtctttaagtaaaaaaacttactataaaaaaattaatcaattcttacataaagtattaataacaatataatatttgttttatgaaatttttttttaacaaaaaaaattgtcaacaCACAAATATCACATTTTATCTAATCAGGAACAAAAattgattgtaaaaaataatttttgaaatacatgaaatttattcatttatatttagaattttatttacccaacttaaataataaattttgtatattgtatgCAACTTTATAACAGtacttgtatattatatagatatgtatatataaaatatacaaaattcatgtagaaattatttttttagtatatattttctaatataattttgtagaaatatttacaaaatttgatttttttacttacaaaTCACAAAATTTgtaactaatattatatagacatatatatatatatatatatataatatataggtattttttttaaataaaagaattaaaaaatataatacaaaatttatgaaattatttttttttatttaattttcaaatattaatcagCATTTATTGATGTTCgtatcttaatttataaattcttttaccaattctatttttataaactatttagtCTTTTAATGTTCtaagtaaagaaaatttaaggcttattcttattatatctcatatattcatttatatttcataataattctctggatggatatttataatattattttaatacttttatagaaaaaattattgaaattcaaaaaatatcaaatttatattaataaaatatttacacaacTCTTTGGATTTTAttgctaataaaataataataatgaaattttaaaatataaatttcaaaaattatcagttcagtcatattaaatttaatcttaattgtactattttaaaaagaatcactatatttatatgtaaaacttAACAAATTCTTAATGTAAtatgaatatcaattttaatgctATATTCTATAGTATCactaaatatgaaatttgtacAATGAAcagtgaaaatttaatcgtacTTTTGcgtcattaaataaatacattagtTGCACTAAAATAGTATCAAAAACTATTacagattaattatatataatactctaCAACTATTCTCATTTCTTAGATGCTAAACAGTAAATctgattatttgattattaattaaacctATTACTAACTAAAGATTTTCTGCcacaatttatgtaaaataaatttcaaatatttgaatctaaaatatgtacatatacattaatatggCAGTTTAAAGCTATGGAACTTTATACATGTTTCcagttttgatataattattattaaaattacagttCTGTTatagaaacatattttaaatgataatatctaTTACATCTTCAACAATTTCACGATCCATTTACTCTTACAGCATCTGTATTAATGTTCGTATATGTAACTATATTATTACTGTCTTCAACAACTGGAGTCTgtcttaacaaatttaataatgcactgtTTATCACCAAAGGTATATTAGCTTTACCACTTTGTAAATTTGAATGAGTTCTTTGAATTTTCGGTAATGTATTCTTCGCGACGTTATCAGTTGATTCACCAGTTCCTCCAATAATACAATTCTTTAATGGAAGAACATTTTGTGAACTAATTAACGATGAACTAGGTCGAGTAGGTGGCGCTAAACTAATATTCGAGCTTAAAGAACTAGAGCTTCTACCTTCTAAACTTATTTCAGATCCCCGTCGTTCAGttacgtttcttttattttttcgttgatCAGTCAATGACGTAAATGaatctctttttaatatcGCTTTAATAGTAGGATTAGTTAATTTCGAACTATCTAAAGTATTACATTTCTCAGTCATATTTGTGATTGATGCCCTTTTACGTTCCGGTAAATTTAAACTAGATATCGATGATCttttatcacattttttttccaattgttCTTTAATATCACTCGAAACGATATCTTTTTGTTCTTGCGATGCATCAGAatgtaaattactttttacatCTATGTTTGTACTAGCTTTATTTGTATTGGCTAAATTTTGATCAGATATGTGAATTGACCGTGGCACTTCGTATCcatttgttgaattttcttttagaataatatcttCGTTATCtgctaataattctaaatattttggcATTTCCCCCGATTGTGAAGTAGGTGTTGCATTATGAGAATTCTGAAGGAATGGTTGCATATCTCGACTACCTTCTGAACTGCTCGATTTCCATGAATTCCCTGAGAAaatcaattgattttattacatttcaattgataattttatgaataatatgaattaacgAGTGAGTAGAATAGAGACATTGATCGAGAAAGCAGGATACATACAGATGAGTTTCACGAAGAGAACCTACCTGAATTGTTATGATTTTGGTTCTCGTCAGCAAAGTAAGCCATGTTAGAGACGCCTGCAAGCATGAGCCAtgcaatgataaatatatattcaagcaaattgttaaatttatatattgaacacTTTAATGGTGATGCATCTTGtcgaattgaattataattattgaacatGATTATGTTCGAAACAATATGttcattttatgatatatgaaaaataaattaaattttttaaatacattcatTTATGATCTATTAGATAATTCTATTAGTCAACAAAGCAGTTATTAgcttatttagaaattaaattttactataaaactatgaaaatcgtataaatatatattgtataggATTGTATAGGATTGTATAGGAAAGGTAGGAAAGGTTTTAGTCATAAatgattaaacatatttaggcgaatttttttatatcattccccaattcaaaataaaaacttttatcttttaattttgcaaatatgtcaaaaagttaatataaatgaatatctttATAGACTGAAATGCATATGAGGAGTGAGATAAAAAACGTAACATTGAATTTTGTAAGAACCATTCTAATAAGCGATTTGAAATCTTATAAGCTAAAATGTGTTTGCTCAATtggcaattaatatatttgaaaaaaaatgtagattTATATTCCATGCCAGAGAGTCATATAAtgcaaatatctatatataataggaACTTACCCCTTCTAGATAAGTAATAACTAGCAACTGGATTTAATTGCGCATCCTCTATAGTACTTCGAAGACTAACTATATTTTCTAGACAAACTTTAAAACTTGGTCGGGTATCAACATCACTCCAACAACGCAACATGAGTTGATGTAACGCGAGTGGACAATTCAAAGGTTTGGATAACCTTCCACCTGCACGTACATGATGCAATACTTCAATATTTGTTCTGGCAGGATACGGTTGTTGGCCCAACGACGTAATTTCCCACATTAATACACCAAATGCCCAAACATCACTCTGCGAGGTAAATACACCATCTACTAAAGATTCAGGTGCCATCCATCGAACAGGAAGTAATCCTTCTCCTTCCTATgatggaaattgaaatatttgttttatcttttttttattttataagtttaaaagtttaaaagattAGACAGAATATTTActtttcgataataatcgtTTTTGTATATATCTCTAGCAAGTCCAAAGTCACCAATCTTAACGACACGATTCTCTCGATCTTTGGCCGATACCAAACAATTTCTACACGCAAGATCTCTATGTACAAAATGAAGCTCTTCTAAATAACGGCATCCTCTTGCTACATCTTCACACATGGCAAGTAAATCTTGCAATCGTAACGCGTGTGAATCCGAAGGTTGCAGAGATCGACTTGCCCTTAAATAACTCAATAAGTCCCCAGCTTCCATTAGTTCCAATACTAATAACGGTGGATCCGTATCTAAGCAAACTCCTAAAAGTCTGAGTACATGTTTATGTCGAAAATGACTCATGAGTCTAGCTTCCTGAAGGAATTCTGTCTTTTCTTGAGCCGAAGCTCCTTTTCGAAGCGTTTTAATTGCGACTGGTGTTATTCCTGGCCTTTCCAAATCCTTCGCATTTCCTTGAAATACCTATAAGATTTTGACATTTACAATAATGATACAGTTTTACAATTTCGtgaagtatttataatttatcacttACTTCTCCAAAAGCTCCACTACCCAAAAATTTCGCTAATGTTATTTGTTCCCTTCTAATTTTAGGAAGAGTAGAATCGTCCGAATCGTTTTGCAACGTAGACGCGTATAACGCGTTGGATTGAACAAAATTTCCACGTGGTATCTCTCGAAGTGTTGCTAATTCGACATCGCTTACTAATGGAGGTAAGACC
Coding sequences:
- the LOC108002433 gene encoding RNA-binding protein 33-like; its protein translation is MHVFKLIVIVVAIFIATTLAKDESSKNRGKRQQVAFYPRRGARPPPYAVQMEPIVQYSQRDPLYNPLASSKSDDFYEKGPLNYYPTEPEPIIEIIIKESNESLPTPVPPPPPPSPRSTKEPIQVFYVKYEKKKGYGDKSRVVYDPPVPALTPVEDHEEIKPDNSAPYPEEPVHTVTPTPSEPSTTLRAIIRPDSEVYHSGSSGIRVTFGTEQVPPNNHNKRSDLDAPPTQQQAKPTSTPPGSPKRQHGPYQPIQPIQPIHQRVPPAFPQQRIANSFPQQQALHQPLPQPPPLNFLQQQQPSFSPPQARSPLQRPQRLPITIQGLPEVQQRAPFNNFGTSHRVNINHPQQPGFPPTLSVSHQNVQLQNQPLPPNQGSSFNIEQQPQQQVPLSPYKQQELEKQRYHEQRRQQELLKQREHQRQHEQQRLQEHQRFLEQQRLLDQQRQQEQQRQQDHQRLQEQQRIQEQQRIQEQQRIHEQQRIQEQQRLQEQQRLHEQRRRKQEQEQKLLQEQQYRAQLKFNQAQPPNIPQIPISPQIQKPGGEIFKAVPKLEQHYAIRENPIHPGPFPPNPVIQPTGFSETSQNQYVSAQPLSSSDILRNPPNEFITDQQQHLNTKQQIIQNQQQGFFSQSLQQQQQQQQQQRFSASPQRSSIWSRPSFSGNSASSSQKIYATPVSPLEDFNSISTIRSYVSSTTTTTTTTTTTTTEAPTTTTTLSPKKEAKIKENIANLPDEVPDDIREQLLSSGILGNADIQILDYDKVGDIPIEKLPPEALANFYGAGGGSAVAASEPVPSIVKKPKTAESASSSTSTSSTVLANKSTAGSSTKFEQATLRPGGVEMKVVRFDPNTEQGQALADQHIRDDATRLNPVTVGARDESQYNRYLPLKVSGASFPIPDVPQLNGRKISSVVVLAPVDYNFQEDKEIESRQGRRVSDVQAVKFLAGDTLKQLVKKPTAENYKKWLEQESRTEPQKQSVVLLVTTPKDAEQGEKEIFMYDVVSQTVSKLAGDLSTAFVDAAESNSDNTDSLTDSTFSSY
- the LOC108002434 gene encoding smad nuclear interacting protein 1; amino-acid sequence: MSSSSSESSDDSRHEKSRKRYKHKYPNQERRSNRKELCNKNKSYRDRREGRDVHKFSREVRRENNDIHRDRSQGERDRTYRDSRHDHPRREDDRQYDRRRYDRSPLRREESRPRHRDYEEKTKKHRESMEYTKKHDNVNKETRNNFEEVKVKKEPSPEWGKPIVKTELKPKPQEKEKPNFELSGKLTEDRNTVNGVVIKYSEPPDSRKPKRRWRLYPFKGEKALPTLYVHRQSAYLMGRDRKVADIPLDHPSCSKQHAVLQYRLVSFQKEGGGEGRRVRPYLIDLESANGTFVNNVKLEPRRYHELLERDVVRFGFSSREYVLLHEHSKDDSLDDDVPLTTTNATTVTTTA